In a genomic window of Neoarius graeffei isolate fNeoGra1 chromosome 13, fNeoGra1.pri, whole genome shotgun sequence:
- the pkig gene encoding cAMP-dependent protein kinase inhibitor gamma, producing MMDVESSYSEFINCDRTGRRNAVPDIKGDGTEVGTSELTKDMAQMDLKEGEADAAGAPAAEAEASSSQEQGKEGAS from the exons ATGATGGACGTTGAGTCATCATACTCGGAATTCATTAATTGTGATCGCACGGGCCGCAGGAACGCAGTGCCGGACATTAAGGGAGACGGGACCGAGGTGGGGACCAGCGAACTGACCAAAGACATGGCTCAGATGGACCTGAAGGAAggag AAGCCGATGCCGCCGGGGCTCCTGCTGCCGAAGCGGAAGCCTCGAGTAGTCAGGAGCAGGGGAAAGAAGGAGCATCTTAA